In Chitinophaga sp. H8, a single genomic region encodes these proteins:
- a CDS encoding serine hydrolase domain-containing protein, with amino-acid sequence MKYIRPIFLLLLVFHISGKPDNTGHKLQAVLWPMSPPGAIAQVDDAVYHFMQQYKVPGMSVAITRNGKLVYAKSYGKADIENNVPVSNASLFRIASVSKPITATAILKLAEAKKLNLDDKVFGEGALLGNKYGKQPYSAGIRQITVRHLLQHTAGGWPNNGADPMFSQPELNAAALISWTLDHVPLDTIPGTRYAYSNFGYCILGRVIEQVSGQPYAQYVKTAILQPSGGSTMQIGGNTLAERKPLEVKYYGQLGQDPYCCDVTRMDAHGGWIASATDLARWLVSIDGFDSKPDILSKASIAAMTTPSAANPNYALGWLVNAYHNWWHSGSLPGTASEVIRASNGFNWVMLCNTRTDKGFFNDLDALIWKAVSDKQTPWPAEDLF; translated from the coding sequence ATGAAGTACATACGCCCTATATTTTTGTTGTTGCTGGTATTCCATATTTCCGGCAAGCCGGACAATACCGGACATAAACTGCAGGCTGTTCTGTGGCCCATGTCTCCCCCCGGAGCTATCGCACAGGTAGATGATGCTGTATATCATTTTATGCAGCAGTATAAGGTACCTGGTATGTCTGTAGCCATTACCCGCAATGGGAAACTGGTATATGCCAAAAGCTACGGGAAGGCAGATATTGAAAACAACGTGCCGGTATCCAATGCGAGCTTATTCCGCATTGCCAGTGTATCAAAACCAATCACTGCTACGGCCATACTAAAGCTGGCAGAAGCTAAAAAGCTGAACTTAGACGACAAGGTATTTGGTGAAGGCGCCTTATTGGGTAACAAATATGGCAAGCAGCCTTATTCTGCAGGCATCCGGCAGATCACCGTCCGGCATTTACTGCAGCACACGGCAGGCGGATGGCCCAACAATGGTGCTGATCCTATGTTCAGCCAACCTGAGCTGAATGCAGCTGCACTGATTTCCTGGACACTGGACCATGTACCGCTGGATACAATTCCCGGAACGAGGTATGCGTACTCCAATTTTGGTTATTGTATTTTGGGCAGGGTGATTGAGCAGGTATCAGGGCAACCTTATGCACAATATGTAAAGACAGCAATCTTGCAGCCTTCCGGCGGAAGTACCATGCAGATTGGCGGTAATACGCTGGCAGAAAGAAAGCCCCTGGAAGTAAAATATTACGGACAGCTTGGGCAGGATCCTTATTGCTGTGATGTAACGCGGATGGATGCGCATGGTGGATGGATCGCTTCCGCCACAGATCTGGCCAGGTGGCTGGTAAGCATTGATGGTTTTGATTCCAAACCCGATATCCTTAGCAAAGCCAGTATTGCTGCGATGACGACTCCTTCTGCTGCCAACCCCAACTATGCACTGGGATGGCTGGTCAATGCCTATCACAACTGGTGGCATTCCGGTTCCCTGCCAGGAACAGCCAGTGAGGTGATCCGGGCATCTAATGGTTTTAATTGGGTAATGCTGTGTAATACCCGTACAGATAAGGGCTTCTTTAATGACCTCGATGCCCTGATCTGGAAAGCGGTAAGTGATAAACAAACCCCCTGGCCGGCAGAAGACCTGTTCTAA
- a CDS encoding acyltransferase family protein: MKQPSQRFLPLDIFRGMTVCFMIIVNTPGGPESYGILNHAHWHGCTPTDLVFPSFLFAVGNAMSFSMKKYELLGNAAVLSKIFKRTFIIFLLGFLMYWLPFVRPAADGGLEMIPISETRILGVLQRIALCYCMASLIIHYFSKKWVWTISAIFLFGYWAILWYCGTPGDQYGIHGNAGMALDKFVMGDAHLYKGEGFPFDPEGILSTFPAVVNVVAGYYAGLFVQQQGKTTAGLTRLIVAGAILIVLALLWNTAFPINKKLWTSSYVLYTVGIDLLLLSLLIYIIDIKSITGWTGFFHVFGKNPLFLYLLSEVLFIVLVTIPVQGMNALEWINARIFQPAAPGKLGSLLFAVTYMLVCWSVGKILDKKRIYIRV, encoded by the coding sequence ATGAAACAGCCATCACAGCGTTTTTTGCCATTGGATATCTTCCGTGGCATGACTGTATGCTTCATGATCATTGTAAACACACCCGGTGGTCCTGAGTCCTATGGTATCCTTAACCATGCTCACTGGCATGGATGTACTCCTACTGACCTCGTATTTCCTTCCTTTCTGTTTGCCGTGGGTAATGCCATGAGCTTCAGTATGAAGAAATATGAGTTATTGGGTAATGCTGCCGTATTGAGCAAAATATTCAAACGCACCTTTATCATCTTTTTACTGGGCTTTCTGATGTATTGGCTTCCCTTTGTGCGCCCTGCAGCAGACGGAGGACTGGAAATGATCCCTATCAGTGAAACACGTATACTGGGTGTATTACAACGTATTGCTCTCTGTTACTGTATGGCTTCCCTGATCATTCATTATTTTTCCAAAAAATGGGTATGGACCATTTCTGCGATATTCCTTTTCGGCTATTGGGCTATTCTCTGGTATTGTGGCACGCCAGGTGATCAGTATGGCATTCATGGTAATGCCGGTATGGCGCTCGACAAATTTGTGATGGGGGATGCTCATTTATACAAAGGAGAAGGTTTTCCTTTTGATCCTGAAGGTATCCTGAGTACTTTTCCGGCGGTAGTAAATGTCGTAGCAGGTTATTATGCGGGGCTGTTTGTACAGCAGCAGGGAAAAACCACTGCAGGATTAACCCGTTTGATAGTAGCCGGTGCTATATTAATCGTATTGGCACTACTCTGGAATACAGCCTTCCCTATTAATAAAAAGCTGTGGACCAGCTCCTATGTGCTGTACACCGTAGGGATAGACTTGCTGCTGCTCAGTCTGCTGATTTATATTATCGATATTAAAAGTATTACGGGATGGACGGGCTTCTTCCATGTTTTTGGTAAAAATCCGTTGTTCCTTTACCTGCTGTCGGAGGTATTGTTTATTGTCCTCGTCACGATACCTGTGCAGGGTATGAATGCACTGGAATGGATCAATGCCCGTATTTTTCAACCGGCAGCCCCGGGCAAACTGGGTTCGCTGCTCTTTGCGGTTACCTATATGCTGGTATGCTGGAGTGTAGGAAAAATACTGGATAAAAAACGGATTTACATTCGTGTATAA
- a CDS encoding YitT family protein has translation MKEHVKNVLLIIVGALIFAVGINYLAIPNKLSEGGVIGITIVTYYYLGWSPGITNLVINAILIAAGYKLLDKRSTFYTLLGILFCSLFLYLTENQLAPVTSNPLLAAVFAGLLVGIGIGLVFLSGGTTGGSAIVARMCQKYFGWSLGNAMLIFDVVVIAGSAFVIGLEKTMYTFIAVYIGARVIDYIVDGLNTKRAITIISENTEAISTKITHEMQRGATILHGHGAYTKSRKDVLYVIIGKQELMTLKALVQEADPEAFVVIHEVHEVLGRGFSK, from the coding sequence ATGAAAGAGCATGTAAAGAATGTACTGCTGATTATCGTAGGAGCCCTGATTTTTGCTGTAGGCATTAATTATCTCGCCATCCCCAATAAGCTGTCTGAAGGCGGTGTGATAGGGATTACCATTGTTACTTATTATTACCTGGGATGGTCGCCGGGTATTACCAACCTGGTGATCAATGCCATCCTGATAGCCGCCGGATATAAATTACTGGACAAACGCAGCACCTTTTATACCCTGCTGGGCATATTATTTTGTTCGCTGTTTCTGTACCTGACGGAAAACCAGCTGGCACCGGTTACCAGTAATCCTCTCCTCGCCGCGGTATTTGCCGGGTTGCTGGTGGGGATAGGTATAGGGTTGGTATTTCTGTCCGGCGGCACTACCGGAGGTTCTGCCATTGTGGCCAGGATGTGCCAGAAGTATTTTGGCTGGAGTCTGGGTAATGCCATGCTGATCTTTGACGTGGTGGTTATCGCAGGGTCTGCTTTCGTTATCGGGCTGGAAAAAACGATGTACACCTTCATTGCCGTATATATTGGCGCCAGGGTGATAGACTATATCGTAGATGGCCTCAATACCAAAAGAGCCATTACTATTATCTCTGAAAATACGGAAGCCATTTCTACCAAGATCACTCATGAAATGCAGCGGGGCGCCACCATCCTTCATGGCCATGGCGCTTATACCAAATCCAGGAAAGATGTGCTCTATGTGATCATAGGCAAGCAGGAGCTGATGACATTAAAGGCCCTTGTTCAGGAGGCAGATCCGGAAGCATTTGTAGTGATCCATGAAGTACATGAAGTATTGGGAAGGGGGTTTTCCAAGTAG
- a CDS encoding TPM domain-containing protein — MHLPLLLPSFDNRYSRYGLPLLLFLCLIFAGTACQGDKKAFSVKDVPDPKQMDGGYISNPDNLLSASAVANINASLSSLDQEGRAQVAVVLLRTIAEHDPRDFAHELFNYWKIGDKEKNNGLLILMVEDQRKLVFETGYGLEGDMPDILCFRIQQEYMIPHIRNGEVDAAFMQGVESVIALLHTGNYVLGAGPMDGPVAVNDPSLMTPGKPAPPVVEPVPAPPSPIPAPSLPASDPAPVEPGIISDRPGALSDEPIGIDPPGPVAPQSFADNYPQEEERGSHVSRTRSAPGIGTFVAFVFGFILSSAFMTVAFGRKARKRHSASDPDTPVSMRDLPNEFLPLGAWGVLLVNGMAFGIFTLIYRYTYWWVNFVTVIICYYLALTLFVHVAVLIIRLRIRPLLAGADEHTRYQTLNLAHRYLDKACYAFPLPFLLPYMKAVKRQMVRLRSGPFDCPSCHKPMVLMDEATDNKFLQKYQVVEEDLMSVDYDVWECAACDGELILDYPNILSQVASCPKCAHKTYQMIKDQVVRRATTSSEGYGHLYYVCGFCSHNDKYEYTIPKESKSSSGGSSSSSSSSSSSWGGGSSGGGGASSSW; from the coding sequence ATGCACCTACCATTACTGCTACCATCGTTTGATAACCGTTATAGCCGGTATGGCTTACCGTTGCTATTATTCCTTTGTCTGATATTTGCCGGCACTGCCTGCCAGGGAGATAAAAAAGCCTTTTCCGTAAAAGATGTGCCAGATCCCAAGCAAATGGATGGGGGCTATATCAGCAATCCTGATAACTTATTATCTGCATCAGCTGTAGCGAACATCAACGCCTCTTTATCCAGCCTGGACCAGGAGGGGAGAGCGCAGGTGGCCGTTGTACTGTTGCGTACTATTGCCGAGCATGATCCCCGCGATTTTGCCCATGAACTATTTAATTACTGGAAAATTGGAGATAAGGAGAAGAACAACGGCTTGCTGATCCTCATGGTGGAAGACCAGCGCAAACTGGTATTTGAAACTGGCTATGGGCTGGAAGGTGATATGCCGGACATACTCTGTTTCCGTATCCAGCAGGAATACATGATCCCACATATCCGGAATGGAGAGGTGGATGCTGCTTTTATGCAAGGGGTGGAGTCGGTGATCGCATTGTTGCATACCGGCAATTACGTACTGGGTGCTGGCCCTATGGATGGGCCGGTAGCGGTAAATGACCCCTCTCTCATGACACCGGGAAAGCCAGCGCCACCAGTTGTTGAACCAGTACCCGCCCCGCCGTCACCTATACCTGCACCTTCCCTGCCAGCCAGTGATCCTGCGCCTGTTGAACCGGGTATAATAAGTGATCGCCCGGGGGCATTATCAGATGAGCCTATCGGTATAGACCCTCCCGGTCCGGTTGCACCGCAATCCTTTGCAGATAACTACCCGCAGGAGGAAGAAAGGGGGAGCCATGTATCCCGCACCAGGAGTGCGCCTGGTATAGGAACATTTGTTGCTTTTGTGTTTGGGTTTATCCTCTCCAGTGCTTTTATGACAGTAGCCTTTGGCCGGAAAGCCAGGAAACGGCATAGCGCTTCAGATCCTGATACGCCGGTGAGCATGAGAGATCTGCCCAACGAATTTTTACCATTGGGCGCCTGGGGTGTGTTGCTGGTGAATGGCATGGCTTTCGGGATCTTTACATTGATATACCGTTATACTTATTGGTGGGTCAACTTTGTAACCGTGATCATCTGTTATTACCTGGCATTAACGCTATTTGTACATGTGGCCGTGCTGATCATACGTTTACGCATCCGCCCGCTATTGGCAGGTGCCGATGAGCATACCCGGTACCAGACGCTTAATCTGGCACACCGTTACCTGGACAAAGCCTGCTATGCATTCCCTTTGCCCTTCCTGCTACCATATATGAAAGCGGTTAAACGCCAGATGGTCAGGCTGCGTTCCGGACCTTTTGATTGCCCGTCCTGCCATAAGCCTATGGTGCTGATGGATGAAGCAACAGACAATAAATTTTTACAGAAATACCAGGTAGTGGAAGAAGACCTGATGTCAGTAGATTATGATGTGTGGGAGTGTGCCGCCTGCGATGGTGAACTGATCCTGGATTATCCGAATATACTTTCCCAGGTAGCTTCCTGCCCGAAATGTGCGCATAAAACTTATCAGATGATTAAAGATCAGGTGGTGCGTAGAGCTACTACCAGCTCGGAGGGATATGGCCACCTATATTATGTTTGCGGGTTTTGTTCACATAACGACAAGTATGAATACACCATCCCCAAAGAAAGTAAGTCCTCCAGCGGGGGAAGTTCTTCCAGCTCATCTTCCAGTTCTTCCAGCTGGGGTGGTGGTTCTTCCGGTGGAGGTGGTGCCAGCAGCAGCTGGTAA
- a CDS encoding serine hydrolase domain-containing protein: protein MYKQRWVTRLSVFFYVLLLSVLLQNPVFSQSAVISSGIDSILKLTVPHSFNGVVTVAQNGQTIYQQAYGFADRDQKVPLTLKNQFIIGSISKQMTATLIMLEVEAGHIQLNKTINHYLPQLKPRWKDSVTVEQLLNHTSGIKTMELPLQNRPGRVFAYTNIAYELLAQILESVTHQSYAALATKLFDKCGMRNTTVPTASRAIRTLATGYMEEEDHTLTPTGSDLLTLLKAPSGGMISTAADLQRWNICLHQGKILKDATYRQMITPSSERDSRWGRLSYGYGVQVDELDDIREISHNGYVPGFISTNIYFPEKKLSLIVLENTSWLPADMSYTFFIEDKIRELLRAQITDNVL from the coding sequence ATGTACAAGCAAAGGTGGGTGACCCGGCTATCCGTATTTTTTTACGTTCTGCTACTTTCCGTTTTATTGCAAAACCCTGTCTTCAGCCAGTCAGCAGTGATCTCTTCGGGCATTGACTCCATCCTGAAGCTCACTGTACCCCATAGTTTCAACGGCGTAGTAACGGTGGCCCAAAACGGGCAGACGATCTATCAGCAGGCTTATGGCTTTGCAGACAGGGATCAAAAAGTGCCTTTGACACTCAAAAACCAATTTATAATAGGCTCCATCAGCAAGCAGATGACAGCCACATTGATCATGCTGGAAGTTGAGGCCGGACATATACAGCTGAATAAAACCATTAACCATTACTTACCCCAGCTGAAGCCGCGGTGGAAAGATTCCGTAACGGTAGAACAGTTACTGAATCATACTTCCGGTATAAAAACCATGGAGCTTCCCTTACAAAACCGCCCTGGCCGGGTATTTGCCTATACCAATATTGCATACGAGCTGCTGGCACAAATACTGGAAAGCGTTACCCATCAATCATATGCCGCGCTGGCAACAAAGTTGTTCGACAAATGTGGTATGCGTAATACTACCGTTCCTACTGCTTCCAGGGCTATACGTACACTGGCAACAGGCTACATGGAAGAAGAAGATCATACCCTGACTCCCACCGGCAGCGATTTGTTAACATTGCTCAAAGCACCCTCCGGAGGAATGATTTCTACAGCAGCCGACCTGCAGCGGTGGAATATCTGTCTGCACCAGGGAAAAATATTGAAGGATGCTACCTACCGGCAGATGATTACCCCTTCTTCTGAACGTGATAGCCGTTGGGGCAGGCTGAGTTACGGATATGGCGTACAGGTAGACGAACTGGATGACATCCGGGAAATCAGTCATAACGGTTATGTGCCCGGATTCATATCCACCAACATCTATTTCCCGGAAAAAAAGCTGTCGCTTATCGTACTGGAAAATACCAGTTGGCTGCCTGCTGATATGAGTTATACTTTTTTCATAGAGGATAAGATCCGGGAACTGTTAAGAGCACAGATCACAGACAACGTATTATAG
- a CDS encoding SDR family oxidoreductase — protein sequence MELSLKGKTALVCGSTQGIGLATAIELAQAGATCILLARNEVRLKEAISQLDVNSGQEHGFIVADFKDPLSVQAAITPLTTAGPIHILINNTGGPEAGPIEAAQAAAFTAAFEQHLICNHLLAQAVIPGMKAAGYGRIINIISTSVKAPIKNLGVSNTARWAVAAWSKTLAGELAPFGITVNNVLPGSTITGRLKAVITAGAKARNVPEATVEQEWLNEIPMKRFGEASEIAALAAFLASPAASYITGTSIPVDGGKTPVV from the coding sequence ATGGAACTCTCATTAAAAGGCAAAACAGCACTGGTATGCGGCAGCACCCAAGGCATAGGGCTGGCCACGGCGATAGAGCTGGCACAGGCAGGTGCTACCTGCATCTTACTGGCACGGAATGAAGTGCGGTTAAAGGAAGCGATCTCCCAGCTGGATGTCAATAGCGGGCAGGAGCATGGTTTTATCGTGGCCGACTTTAAGGACCCTTTATCTGTGCAGGCAGCAATAACGCCGCTCACTACGGCGGGGCCTATTCATATCCTGATAAACAATACCGGCGGCCCGGAGGCAGGGCCTATTGAAGCGGCACAGGCAGCTGCCTTTACCGCTGCCTTTGAGCAACACCTGATATGTAATCATTTACTTGCCCAAGCCGTTATTCCGGGCATGAAAGCCGCCGGATATGGCCGGATCATCAATATTATTTCCACCTCTGTAAAGGCACCCATTAAAAACCTGGGCGTCTCCAATACGGCCAGGTGGGCTGTAGCAGCATGGTCAAAAACACTGGCCGGAGAGCTGGCACCATTTGGTATTACGGTAAATAATGTACTGCCAGGTTCTACAATTACCGGCCGGTTAAAAGCTGTTATTACTGCCGGTGCAAAAGCGAGAAACGTTCCGGAAGCAACGGTGGAACAGGAATGGCTGAATGAAATTCCGATGAAGCGGTTTGGAGAAGCCAGCGAAATTGCTGCACTTGCTGCCTTCCTCGCCTCCCCTGCTGCCAGTTATATTACCGGCACCAGCATTCCCGTAGATGGTGGTAAAACACCGGTAGTTTAA
- a CDS encoding YihY/virulence factor BrkB family protein, translating to MRTVTFRQLFIRLFKDSFQEFTKNDPLRQAGATAFFTTFALPAILIIIIQLLGLIVDPKQLSIQLFHNISGIIGKETTVQLVETLRALRKVSQNWAITIGGFVFLLFVATTLFRVIKSSLNQIWKVRVVKKQRFAAIARSRFKAVMIIFSAGVLFIIGILAEGAQAFLGNYIRNVLPFLAVYFNTSLNYLISVITVTAWFALVFRFLPDGRPTWKIGITGAFVTSILFNIGKFILGWLLTYSNINTIYGASASTVLLLLFVFYTSMIFYFGAAFTKVWAIYKQEPIKPLPHAIHYQIMEVDHES from the coding sequence ATGAGAACAGTTACTTTCCGGCAATTATTTATCCGTTTATTTAAAGACTCTTTCCAGGAGTTTACCAAAAATGATCCGCTGCGGCAGGCCGGAGCTACGGCTTTCTTTACCACTTTTGCGCTACCCGCCATATTAATCATCATTATCCAGCTACTGGGGTTGATTGTTGATCCCAAACAATTGAGTATACAGCTCTTCCACAATATTTCCGGTATTATAGGCAAGGAAACCACGGTACAGCTGGTAGAAACCCTGAGAGCACTGAGAAAGGTATCGCAGAACTGGGCCATTACCATAGGAGGTTTTGTGTTTTTGCTGTTTGTTGCCACCACCCTTTTCAGGGTGATTAAAAGTTCACTTAATCAGATCTGGAAAGTGCGGGTAGTAAAAAAGCAGCGTTTTGCAGCCATAGCCCGATCGCGGTTCAAGGCTGTCATGATCATATTTTCCGCAGGTGTGCTTTTTATCATTGGTATCCTGGCGGAAGGTGCTCAGGCTTTCCTCGGTAATTATATCCGCAATGTATTACCTTTTCTGGCTGTTTATTTCAACACCTCTTTAAACTATCTTATTTCCGTCATTACTGTAACGGCCTGGTTTGCGCTGGTATTCCGTTTTTTGCCAGATGGCAGGCCCACCTGGAAAATCGGCATTACAGGTGCCTTTGTCACCAGTATCCTTTTCAACATTGGCAAGTTCATTCTGGGATGGCTACTTACCTATAGCAATATCAACACCATTTATGGCGCTTCTGCTTCTACCGTATTATTACTACTGTTTGTATTCTACACCTCTATGATCTTTTACTTTGGAGCAGCCTTTACCAAAGTATGGGCAATATACAAGCAGGAGCCTATTAAGCCTTTACCACATGCCATCCACTACCAGATCATGGAAGTGGATCATGAGTCATAG
- a CDS encoding ATP-dependent Clp protease proteolytic subunit has translation MKLTKEEFRKYAIRHQGISSCYVDNFLLRTERQAVHMSMTPYITEERTLNVAQMDVFSRLMIDRIIFLGEAVDDRIANIIQAQLLFLQSADAHRDIQLYINSPGGSVYAGLGIYDTMQYIQPKVATICTGTALSMSAVLLCAGAAGKRAALKHSRIMIHQPSGGTQGTAADIEISAREIMKVQKELYDIIAQHSHQEYKKVHAASARDYWMTAAEAREFGMIDEVLVAERMQPPI, from the coding sequence ATGAAACTTACCAAAGAAGAGTTCCGCAAGTATGCTATCCGGCATCAGGGTATAAGTAGTTGTTATGTAGACAATTTCCTGCTGCGCACAGAAAGGCAGGCAGTACACATGTCCATGACGCCGTACATTACCGAAGAACGGACGCTTAATGTGGCACAGATGGACGTATTTTCCCGGCTGATGATAGACCGGATCATCTTTCTGGGTGAAGCGGTAGACGACCGCATAGCCAATATCATCCAGGCACAGCTGTTATTCCTGCAATCGGCCGATGCTCACCGGGATATCCAGTTGTATATTAATTCACCCGGAGGATCGGTATATGCTGGCCTGGGGATTTATGACACCATGCAATACATCCAGCCCAAGGTAGCTACCATTTGTACGGGCACCGCCCTTTCCATGTCGGCAGTATTATTATGTGCCGGTGCTGCCGGCAAACGGGCAGCCCTGAAGCATTCCAGAATCATGATCCATCAGCCCTCCGGTGGTACACAGGGTACCGCAGCAGATATTGAGATCAGCGCACGGGAAATCATGAAAGTACAGAAAGAGCTCTATGACATTATTGCACAACACAGTCATCAGGAATACAAAAAAGTACATGCTGCTTCGGCCCGTGATTACTGGATGACAGCGGCAGAAGCCAGGGAATTTGGTATGATAGATGAAGTACTGGTAGCAGAACGGATGCAACCGCCCATATAG
- a CDS encoding GlxA family transcriptional regulator, with product MMQIALLVYEEVIQSSVSSVIDILMGSNQFLERMGKPPMFNVELVSEKLRNIQLYAPAQLLCHKTISEVVEADLIIAPAFHGRAEMVLEKNHVLVDWIRKMHRTGTEVASLCFGSYFLAEAGLLDGKPCTSHWSVIDDMKQRYPEAEVLADMVITEKEGIYTSGGAFSSLNLILYLIEKFSGRETAIWASKMFSIDLDRVSQAHFAIFQGQRQHEDEEILKAQTYIEQHYHLPISIEQIAEQANMSKRNFIRRFKTATCNTPLEYLQRVKIESAKKALEKNTQNISSLMYNVGYNDIKTFRNVFKRVTGLTPQDYRRKYCRMEAV from the coding sequence ATGATGCAGATAGCCTTACTTGTTTATGAAGAAGTGATCCAGTCTTCTGTTTCCAGTGTAATAGACATTTTGATGGGATCCAACCAGTTTTTAGAACGGATGGGTAAACCACCCATGTTTAATGTAGAGCTGGTGAGTGAAAAGCTCCGGAACATTCAACTATATGCCCCTGCGCAGCTGCTATGTCACAAAACCATCAGTGAGGTGGTAGAGGCAGATCTGATCATTGCCCCTGCGTTTCATGGAAGAGCTGAGATGGTATTGGAGAAAAACCATGTGCTGGTAGACTGGATCCGGAAAATGCACCGGACAGGCACAGAAGTGGCCAGCTTATGTTTTGGCAGCTATTTCCTGGCAGAGGCCGGGCTACTGGATGGCAAACCCTGTACCTCACATTGGTCAGTGATAGATGATATGAAACAACGCTATCCTGAAGCCGAAGTACTGGCAGATATGGTTATTACAGAGAAAGAGGGTATCTATACCAGCGGAGGGGCTTTTTCCTCGCTCAATCTCATCCTGTATCTGATTGAAAAGTTCAGCGGCCGGGAAACCGCCATCTGGGCCAGCAAAATGTTTTCTATTGATCTGGACCGGGTAAGCCAGGCGCACTTTGCTATATTTCAGGGGCAGCGCCAGCATGAAGACGAAGAGATTTTAAAGGCACAAACCTATATAGAACAGCATTATCACCTGCCCATCTCCATAGAGCAGATTGCCGAGCAGGCCAATATGAGCAAACGTAATTTTATACGCAGGTTTAAAACAGCCACCTGTAATACACCATTGGAATACCTGCAGCGGGTAAAGATAGAATCGGCCAAGAAAGCGCTGGAAAAGAACACCCAGAATATCAGCTCCCTGATGTATAATGTAGGATACAACGACATAAAGACCTTCCGCAATGTATTCAAACGGGTAACCGGGCTTACCCCCCAGGATTACCGCCGGAAATACTGCCGTATGGAAGCCGTATAA
- a CDS encoding DUF899 domain-containing protein translates to MNPNESTGFRGEASYREMDDNRRPSWIVSPDEWMDARLKLLIKERTLTRLRNEVNQQRMDMPWEIVDKSYVFEGPDGKVSLADLFEGRSQLIIQHFMFGPGWKEGCVGCSFTSDHIDGALVHLEHHDVSLVVVSRAPFPELDAFKKRMGWQFRWVSAYNNDFNYDYHVSFRQEEIASGKVFYNYGLRDYKELQCEEMSGHNVFYKDEAGNIFHTYSSYGNADEVLIGTYNYLDYTPKGRNENGPSKNLTDWVRHHDKYDDDGFVDTTGRYRAGKKPRTCCSEGEGKQS, encoded by the coding sequence ATGAATCCCAATGAATCAACTGGTTTTAGAGGGGAAGCTTCCTACAGGGAAATGGATGACAACCGCCGCCCCTCCTGGATTGTATCACCGGATGAATGGATGGATGCCCGTTTAAAACTGCTCATAAAAGAAAGGACCCTCACCCGCCTGCGTAATGAGGTAAACCAGCAACGGATGGATATGCCCTGGGAAATAGTGGATAAATCATACGTTTTTGAAGGACCCGATGGCAAAGTATCTCTTGCAGATCTCTTTGAGGGCCGCAGCCAGTTGATCATCCAGCATTTTATGTTTGGTCCGGGATGGAAAGAGGGATGTGTGGGCTGCTCGTTTACCTCCGATCATATTGACGGGGCACTGGTACACCTGGAACATCATGATGTTTCCCTGGTTGTAGTATCCCGTGCTCCCTTTCCTGAACTGGATGCGTTTAAAAAACGGATGGGATGGCAGTTCAGATGGGTGTCGGCCTATAACAATGACTTTAACTACGACTATCACGTATCCTTCCGTCAGGAAGAGATCGCTTCGGGCAAAGTATTTTATAACTATGGCCTCCGCGATTATAAAGAGCTGCAATGCGAGGAAATGTCGGGCCATAATGTATTCTATAAGGATGAGGCTGGAAATATCTTCCATACTTATTCTTCTTATGGCAATGCAGATGAGGTGCTGATAGGTACCTACAATTACCTGGATTACACCCCCAAAGGTCGTAATGAAAATGGGCCCAGTAAAAACCTGACCGACTGGGTAAGGCATCACGACAAATATGACGACGATGGTTTTGTAGATACTACCGGACGATACCGGGCCGGCAAAAAGCCGCGTACCTGCTGTAGCGAAGGGGAGGGGAAACAATCATGA